The DNA segment AAGCTGAGTTATCAGATTCCGACCTATCAGGCGATGAAAGGAATACTCGAAAGCGTCTATTGGAAACCGACTTTGATCATGATCGTCGACGAAGTTCGAGTCATGAATGCTATACGCATGGAATCCAAAGGCATTCGTCCCATAGATTATAGCGGTGGAAATACATTAGCGAATTACACGTACTTGAAGCAACCGAGGTATCAAGTCAAAGCGCATTTTGAATTTAACATGAACCGTCCAGATCTGGCTGATGATCGTAACGAAAACAAGCATCACAATATGTTGAAACGAGCGGTGAAGGCCGGAGGACGCAGAGATATTTTTCTTGGGACGCGGGAATGTCAGGGGTACGTTGAACCTTGTGTGTTTGGTGAAGGTAAGGGATTTTATGACGAGGTAGAAGAACTACATTTCGGGCATATGGTTCATGGCATCAATTATCCGGACGAGACAGGTAGAAATCAAATGGAAATCCGTCTATGGAACCCGGTGATGAGAAGTGGCATTATCCAATTTATTCGGCCAGAACAATGCACACAGGTTCGCAAAGTTTCCGATATGCTGCCCAAGACCTTCAATTCATCTAATGTTGAGTTCGTTGACAGACTATTAGCACAAATTGGAGAGGAGGGGAATGGATGAGTTGGTTATTGCATTTGTATGAAACTTATGAATCGAATCTGGATCGCGTCGGGGAAATCGAAAAAAGATACAATGACCGTGAATATACTCTACTACCTATCTCCCATACAACGCAGAATGCGCATATTGAAGTAGAAGTTACAGAAGATGGAGAGTTTCACTCCGCGTTCATTATTGATAAAAAGGATGCGAGCACTCTCATTCCGTGCACAGAGGAATCGGCAAGTCGCGCTGGTTCAAAAATAGCGCCTTATCCGCTGCACGATAAATTAAGCTATGTTGCTGGGGATTTTGTCGCCTATGGTGGCCAGATCAAGAAAGAAGAGCCTTATGCATATTATATCAAGCAACTGGAAAGCTGGGCTCAGTCTCCTTATGCTACAGCCAAGGTTCGCAGCATTTATAACTACTTAAAAAAAGGTCAATTAATACAAGACCTAGTCCATGTGAAGATTTTATGCGTTGATGCGGATAACAAGCTAATTGAGAAATGGGATAAAAAATACGAGCCGCTGTATCCGGAGAAACCTCTTATTTTCTCAACAGTAGCCGGGGGGCAAGACAGTGCCTTTATCCGCTTCAATGTGCACTCTCCCAAAGAAATTTTGACAAAAGTGTGGAAAGATCGGGAGATGTATGATTCCTTTATTAAATACTACCAGGACTTATTAGGCAGTGAAGATATTTGTTATGTAACGGGTCAAAAGCTGCCGAGCACGGACAGGCATGCGAATAAAATCAGGAACGCAGCGGATAAGGCTAAGCTTATCTCGGCTAATGATACTAGCGGATTTACGTTTAGAGGTCGTTTTAGCCAGAGTAATGAAGTTGCCAGTATCAGTTACGAGGTATCCCAAAAGGCTCATAACGCCTTAAAGTGGCTGATTAACCGACAAGCCAAAATTATAGATCAACGCGTATTTCTGGTATGGGGCAACGACATGCCGGAGGTGGCAGATCCAACAGAAGACACATTCTCCATTGATCCCACGCCTGTTACGTTGGTACAAAAAAAGTCATTTACAAACCAGGAGCTTGCGAGTGAGATATCTAAGGCATTGGATGGTTATCGAAACGATGTTACATCGAAATCCGAGGTCAATATTATGATTCTTGACTCGGCCACCACTGGACGAATGGCTGTATTATACTACCGCCATATGAATAAGGAACTGTATTTGGACAGGCTGGTGAAGTGGCATTCGTCTTGTGCCTGGCTGCATCGTTATCGGAAGAATGAACAAGGTGAATTTGTTCAATTTTATGGAGCACCAGCTACCAAGGATATTGCATTCGCAGCGTATGGGCCGCGAGCTAATGAGAAAATCGTAAAAGGATTAATGGAGCGCCTGCTGCCATGCATTGTGGATGATCTGAAAATTCCCCAGGATATTGTGACCAGTGTATATCAGCGGGCTTCCAATCCAGTTTCTATGGAGAAATGGGAGTGGGAGAAGACTTTGAGTATTGCCTGCGCCCTAATTAATAGACAGGAGGGATTCAAGTTGGCATTAGACACAGAAAGTAATGATCGGGATTATCTATTCGGACGACTATTGGCGGTAGCAGATGTTCTTGAACGATCCGCACTTGGGCGGGAAGAGACGCGGGCGAGCAATGCCATTCGTTATATGAACGCATTTTCAAGACATCCGTCCAGAACCTGGATGACGATTCAGCAAAGCTTGCAGCCGTACCAGGCTCGGTTGGGGACGAAGGCAAACTATTATTCTAAAATCATTGATGAAGTGGCATCTAGAATAAAGCTCGAAGAATTTAACAACAAACCACTATCTGGAAAATACTTATTGGGTTTCTATAGTCAACGCCACGAACTCTATCAGAAGAGGGAAAATAATAAAGATGTTGTAGAAGCATCTAATGAAGAGGAGAAATCAATATGACCATTCTAGATCATAAAATAGATTTTGCGGTAGTTCTATCCGTGACGAATGCCAATCCCAATGGTGATCCTTTAAACGGAAATCGTCCAAGACAAAATTATGATGGTCACGGTGAAATTTCGGATGTTGCGATCAAACGCAAAATCAGGAACCGTCTACAGGACATGGGAGAATCCATATTTGTTCAGTCCAATGACCGTAAGTCAGATTCGTTTAACAGTTTGAGAGAAAGGGCGGATGCAAACACAGAATTGGAGAAAATTCTAAAGTCCAAGACCAGTTCGAGTGATGATTTTGCTAGGATAGCATGTCAGGAATGGCTGGATGTTCGCAGTTTTGGCCAAGTGTTTGCGTTTAAAAGCTCCGACAAGAGCGGGGGTGTCTCTGTCGGTGTAAGAGGGCCAGTATCCATTCACACTGCTGTTAGCGTTGATCCGATTAATATTACAAGTATGCAAATTACGAAAAGCGTCAATTCTGAGCCGGGTAAAGAGCGTGGTTCAGATACGATGGGCATGAAGCATCGCGTAGACTTCGGGTTTTATGTTTTTTATGGAAGTATTAATACGCAATTGGCTGAGAAAACGGGGTTCACGAAAGAAGATGCGAACAAGATTAAGCAGGCGCTGGTCACTCTGTTTGAAAATGATGCATCGGCGGCGAGACCGGATGGAAGTATGGAAATTCATAAGGTCTATTGGTGGGAACATAAATCGAAGCTTGGCCAGTATTCTTCTGCCAAAGTCCATCGTTCGCTAAAGGTGACGTCTCGGTCGGAAGAGCCGAAATCGATCGAGGACTATTCGCTGGAACTTATTGAATTAGAAGGACTAAAGGTTGATGTGATAGATGGCCTCTAAGGAAGATGACGATTACCTCATGTTATCGGGGATACAGCATTTTCAATTTTGCAAACGACAATGGGCGCTTATTCATATTGAGCAGCAATGGGAAGAGAACGTGAGAACGATTGAAGGACAATATCTCCATCAGAAGGCGGATCAGCCATTTATTAGGGAGAAGCGTGGGGACAAACTCATTGTAAGAGCAATGCCCGTCAAGTCTGCTGAACTTAAGATCACAGGTGTATGCGATGTAGTAGAGTTCATTAGGGATGATAAGGGAGTAGAGATCCAAGGTGCTGATGGGAAATATCGAGCTTACCCGATTGAATACAAACGGGGAAAACCAAAATTAAATGATGCTGACTTATTGCAACTAACTGCTCAGGCTATATGCCTGGAAGAAATGCTGTTATGCAATATAGACAAAGGTTTTATGTTTTACAATGAAATAAAGCATAGACTCGAGGTTGGAATCACTGCGGAAATGAAAGATAAAGTGAGAATGCTCGTTTCCGAAATGCAGGATTACTATATTCGCAGACTGACACCGAAAGTCAAGACGGGTTCTTTTTGCAAAAGCTGTTCCCTTCATTTGATTTGTTTGCCAGAATTGATGAATAAAAGGTCTGTGAAGAGTTATATTGAAGGGAAAATCAAGGAATGAAGAAGCTGCTGAATACGCTATTTATTACGCAACCCGATGTCTATTTATCCTTAGATGGAGATAATGTTGTTCTTCTCAAAGAGCAGGAGAAGCTCGGAAGGTTGCCGCTTCACAATCTGGAATCCATCGTAGCATTTGGTTATACGGGGGCAAGTCCAGCATTTATGGGGTATTGTGCAGACAGGAACATTTCATTGGTGTTTCTTACCATGAGTGGAAGATTTCTCGCTAGAGTCATTGGTGCAAGCAAAGGTAATGTAGTTCTGCGGAAGAAACAATACCTACTTTCGGAAAACGAGTCGCTATCCGCTAAAATTGCCCGGAATTTCATTGTAGGAAAAATTTTCAATCATAAATGGATGATTGAGAGAATGACCCGGGACTACCCATTGCGTTTAAATGTAGATCAATTTAAGGAAGTGTCCCAGCACCTATCGTCAATCATGATGGATGTACGAGTATGCGAAGATCTGGAGCGATTAAGGGGCTTGGAGGGGCAAGCGGCTGTAAGCTACAATGCATTGCTGGATCAAATGATCCTGCAGCAGAAAGAACATTTTCATTTCCGTATCCGCTCAAGAAGACCGCCATTGGATAACGTAAATGCTATGCTGTCGCTAGCTTATACTTTGTTAGCTAACGATACGGCATCCGCCTTAGAAGCGGTAGGACTTGATGCATATGTTGGTTTCTTACATCGGGATCGCCCCGGACGAGCTTCTCTAGCCTTAGATGTCATGGAAGAGCTACGAGGAATCTACGCTGACAAGTTCGTTCTGACTTTAATTAACAAGAAAATTGTGAATCATGAGGACTTCCTTCATAAAGAGAATGGTGCTGTGATCATGACGGATGAAGCAAGAAAAAAATTCTTAGCAGCTTGGCAGAACAAGAAGCAAGAGAAGATTACACACCCGTATCTTGGCGAGAAAATTTCTTGGGGACTCGTGCCCTATGCACAGGCATTGCTGCTGGCGCGTCATTTACGTAATGACTTGGATGAATATCCTCCATTTCTATGGAAGTAGGTGTGAGATATGCTAGTATTAATTACGTATGATGTAAGTACGGTGAGCAGTGCGGGGCAGCGCAGATTACGAAGGGTATCCAAGGTATGCCAAAACTATGGACAGCGCGTGCAAAACTCAGTATTTGAATGCGTGGTTGATGCCGCTCAATTTGCAACTCTAAAGTTAAAGCTTATGGATATTATTGATCCTGATCAGGATAGCCTTCGCTTCTACCAGCTTGGGAATAACTATAAGAATAAGGTTGAGCATATTGGTGTCAAAGAGTCACTAGATTTGGAAGGGCCCCTAATTTTGTAAGGTGCGAATGTGAAGCGAACATGATTCTCCAGGGACATTCGCACCAGCCGATTTACTTAAATTATATTTGTTGGAAGAAAACACCTGGGAAAAAATCAGATAAACAACAAATATTGGAGTATTTATACTTGTATTTGCGATTTTAGGGTAATTTTACCTTGAAAATCGCCGTCGCATCCCTCGCGGATGCGTGGATTGAAATATCCAAAACCTTAAGAAACTCCGCTTCCTCGGCATGTCGCATCCCTCGCGGATGCGTGGATTGAAATACTCATTTAATCATCAACCCACTTTCACCAAGCGTCGCATCCCTCGCGGATGCGTGGATTGAAATAGCGACTTTGACACTATCCTCGGGGACATCACTAGGTCGCATCCCTCGCGGATGCGTGGATTGAAATTTCCGTCCTGAACGGGAACGGCGTCTGCGTCTCTTCAAGTCGCATCCCTCGCGGATGCGTGGATTGAAATTAAACTTGCCTCATCTAATTGCAATTCCGCTTGCCCATGTCGCATCCCTCGCGGATGCGTGGATTGAAATAGTACGCACCCGGTTAAGGTGCTCACACGTTTGGGAGTCGCATCCCTCGCGGATGCGTGGATTGAAATTTGTACAAACTGTAAAGCCCTTTCTGGCAGATTTGTCGCATCCCTCGCGGATGCGTGGATTGAAATGATCCTGTGGTATCATCCCTTGTCGCCTCCTTAGTCGCATCCCTCGCGGATGCGTGGATTGAAATCCCTACCACTGTGCCGCAATTATGGCAAAACTCAGTCGCATCCCTCGCGGATGCGTGGATTGAAATTGCAAGATCGCGCTGGAATAATGACTCTGATACATTGGTCGCATCCCTCGCGGATGCGTGGATTGAAATGGGGTGATAACATGGCTGAAGATAAAAGTAAAAAAGTCGCATCCCTCGCGGATGCGTGGATTGAAATTTGGGCTATATCGCGAATATCCATGCCCTTAAACGTCGCATCCCTCGCGGATGCGTGGATTGAAATGCGAATTAGAAGCCTTCCAAAACGAATGGAAATGCGGTGAGTCGCATCCCTCGCGGATGCGTGGATTGAAATTTACCGTGCAAAGGTTAGTGACGGCAAATCAGTGTCGCATCCCTCGCGGATGCGTGGATTGAAATAATCCCTTGTGATCCATCCCCTACCCCCCTATCGTCGCATCCCTCGCGGATGCGTGGATTGAAATGAAATAGAAGTGGAGACGAAGGGAAAAGATTTAATGGTCGCATCCCTCGCGGATGCGTGGATTGAAATGTCCGGGATACCGTGCGGGTAACCTTTAGTCTCGTAGTCGCATCCCTCGCGGATGCGTGGATTGAAATTAGGAAGCGTACACTATCAGCAATGACTTCTGTGTCGCATCCCTCGCGGATGCGTGGATTGAAATTGCGCTTGTAGATACCGTCAAGGTGGTTCAACTCCTGTCGCATCCCTCGCGGATGCGTGGATTGAAATGAGAATCATTGAATTTGACCGTGAATATTGCTGGGCAGTCGCATCCCTCGCGGATGCGTGGATTGAAATAATCAAAGTCGGAATATCATCTGGAGAAAGAACTACATGTCGCATCCCTCGCGGATGCGTGGATTGAAATGTTGTGGCGGTGCGTGGTTTGAAATAAATGCATTGGTCGCATCCCTCGCGGATGCGTGGATTGAAATAACCCACATTGCGTATCACCTTCCGTTTCTTGTTGTGTCGCATCCCTCGCGGATGCGTGGATTGAAATATGATAAAAGGTTGGTTTGTATCATCCATCACTGTGGTCGCATCCCTCGCGGATGCGTGGATTGAAATATAGCAGCAACGACTGCTAATATGGTAAGTTCTCGTCGCATCCCTCGCGGATGCGTGGATTGAAATTTTGAGCCATGACAAAAACCTCCTCGTTAACGATGTCGCATCCCTCGCGGATGCGTGGATTGAAATCATCGAAGACTGACTAACGCACCAAAAGGCATGGAGGTCGCATCCCTCGCGGATGCGTGGATTGAAATGGTTGCCCGAGTACGATCGACATAGTAGGTCAGCGTCGCATCCCTCGCGGATACGTGGGTAGAAATTACTAATCGTTTTAAGCCAACAGGAAGAGATTCCTTCATTACTACTAGGATTTTAAATTTTGTTAGGTACCATGGACATCTTAAAATTTCACTTCCAAAAACAAGGCGCTACTCATCCTGAGCAGCGCCTCCTTTGCGATATTGTAAGGGGGAGGTTCCAGTGGTGCGTTTAAACGCAGTGCTGAAATAATGCTGTGTTTCGTAGCCGACCTGCCTGGCGATTTCGGCGATGGTTAGATCGGTGCCATTGAGCAGCTGGGAGGCCCGACGAA comes from the Paenibacillus lentus genome and includes:
- the cas4 gene encoding CRISPR-associated protein Cas4, producing the protein MASKEDDDYLMLSGIQHFQFCKRQWALIHIEQQWEENVRTIEGQYLHQKADQPFIREKRGDKLIVRAMPVKSAELKITGVCDVVEFIRDDKGVEIQGADGKYRAYPIEYKRGKPKLNDADLLQLTAQAICLEEMLLCNIDKGFMFYNEIKHRLEVGITAEMKDKVRMLVSEMQDYYIRRLTPKVKTGSFCKSCSLHLICLPELMNKRSVKSYIEGKIKE
- the cas7c gene encoding type I-C CRISPR-associated protein Cas7/Csd2, giving the protein MTILDHKIDFAVVLSVTNANPNGDPLNGNRPRQNYDGHGEISDVAIKRKIRNRLQDMGESIFVQSNDRKSDSFNSLRERADANTELEKILKSKTSSSDDFARIACQEWLDVRSFGQVFAFKSSDKSGGVSVGVRGPVSIHTAVSVDPINITSMQITKSVNSEPGKERGSDTMGMKHRVDFGFYVFYGSINTQLAEKTGFTKEDANKIKQALVTLFENDASAARPDGSMEIHKVYWWEHKSKLGQYSSAKVHRSLKVTSRSEEPKSIEDYSLELIELEGLKVDVIDGL
- the cas1c gene encoding type I-C CRISPR-associated endonuclease Cas1c, encoding MKKLLNTLFITQPDVYLSLDGDNVVLLKEQEKLGRLPLHNLESIVAFGYTGASPAFMGYCADRNISLVFLTMSGRFLARVIGASKGNVVLRKKQYLLSENESLSAKIARNFIVGKIFNHKWMIERMTRDYPLRLNVDQFKEVSQHLSSIMMDVRVCEDLERLRGLEGQAAVSYNALLDQMILQQKEHFHFRIRSRRPPLDNVNAMLSLAYTLLANDTASALEAVGLDAYVGFLHRDRPGRASLALDVMEELRGIYADKFVLTLINKKIVNHEDFLHKENGAVIMTDEARKKFLAAWQNKKQEKITHPYLGEKISWGLVPYAQALLLARHLRNDLDEYPPFLWK
- the cas2 gene encoding CRISPR-associated endonuclease Cas2, whose product is MLVLITYDVSTVSSAGQRRLRRVSKVCQNYGQRVQNSVFECVVDAAQFATLKLKLMDIIDPDQDSLRFYQLGNNYKNKVEHIGVKESLDLEGPLIL
- the cas5c gene encoding type I-C CRISPR-associated protein Cas5c is translated as MRNSIEFEVYGDYALFTDPLTKLGGEKLSYQIPTYQAMKGILESVYWKPTLIMIVDEVRVMNAIRMESKGIRPIDYSGGNTLANYTYLKQPRYQVKAHFEFNMNRPDLADDRNENKHHNMLKRAVKAGGRRDIFLGTRECQGYVEPCVFGEGKGFYDEVEELHFGHMVHGINYPDETGRNQMEIRLWNPVMRSGIIQFIRPEQCTQVRKVSDMLPKTFNSSNVEFVDRLLAQIGEEGNG
- the cas8c gene encoding type I-C CRISPR-associated protein Cas8c/Csd1; its protein translation is MSWLLHLYETYESNLDRVGEIEKRYNDREYTLLPISHTTQNAHIEVEVTEDGEFHSAFIIDKKDASTLIPCTEESASRAGSKIAPYPLHDKLSYVAGDFVAYGGQIKKEEPYAYYIKQLESWAQSPYATAKVRSIYNYLKKGQLIQDLVHVKILCVDADNKLIEKWDKKYEPLYPEKPLIFSTVAGGQDSAFIRFNVHSPKEILTKVWKDREMYDSFIKYYQDLLGSEDICYVTGQKLPSTDRHANKIRNAADKAKLISANDTSGFTFRGRFSQSNEVASISYEVSQKAHNALKWLINRQAKIIDQRVFLVWGNDMPEVADPTEDTFSIDPTPVTLVQKKSFTNQELASEISKALDGYRNDVTSKSEVNIMILDSATTGRMAVLYYRHMNKELYLDRLVKWHSSCAWLHRYRKNEQGEFVQFYGAPATKDIAFAAYGPRANEKIVKGLMERLLPCIVDDLKIPQDIVTSVYQRASNPVSMEKWEWEKTLSIACALINRQEGFKLALDTESNDRDYLFGRLLAVADVLERSALGREETRASNAIRYMNAFSRHPSRTWMTIQQSLQPYQARLGTKANYYSKIIDEVASRIKLEEFNNKPLSGKYLLGFYSQRHELYQKRENNKDVVEASNEEEKSI